The nucleotide sequence GTTACTGCATTGCCATGTTCATGTATTTATATGTATATGTATGGTGCCTTTTGGATATGTTTTTCCAGGCAGTACTGCAACCGAGGTGGCGttttagagcatcttcagccgtgcCCTTCAGTCCTTCACACATAAGCACATCATGTTCAGAACATTGGCCGAAGAATCTCTGCACCTTGCTCATAGCAGCCACCGCCTGCCCTCCGATGCCGTAGACGTGCCCATCATGCTAATCAGTCAATCACCCAATCGCATGCAGGGAACTAGCTTAATTTCCTGTGGAACTTTTCGGCCGTCTCCTCAAAAATCTTGCCTACGGTAAGCTTACGCGCATGTACTACTTTATGTTCACATCACTTGAGAAAACCCAGTCGAGGAAagcaaatttagaaactttaacaAATTGCCCGTCTAGCTCAGTCGGTAGAgcgcaaggctcttaaccttgtggtctTGGGTTCGAGCCCCAAGGTGGGCgtctaatttttatttttttgcacttGTTGGCCTTAATAAAAGCTCATTTTTGCGTTCATTTTAACTTCGTCATTTTTGGTGTTGCATTTATTTCCTGATTTACCGTGCATTTCTTCCATAAATAATCAACCCATAAATTTTGAATATCTAGGCATGTTACATTCACGTAGGTTATTCGCCAACTGAAAATCAAATTGTTATTTTGCtattctaaaaaaacaaaaaaatgttatTTTGCTACCTATTTTAGTTACCTGTTGTATTCTCATGTATAAGCCTTATTTTTTTTATTAATTTGGATTTctatttctttgcaaagaacattTTGACATTAATGTtgatttttatttcttcttttttgtgTTGCATTTATTTCTTGATTTATTTAGGCATTTTTAGATGAATTATTTTAGGTCCGTCCATTTCTTACATGTCTAAATAACCCATAAGTGTTGATCAACATCTTGGCGTGTTACACTCACATATGTCATTTGTCGGTTGAAAATCAAAATGTTATTTTGCTTCCTATTTATTTATGGGTTATAATTCTCATGTATAAGTATTCTATTTTTATTAATTTGACTTTGATTTTGGCTTCCTACTTTACTTTTTGGTGTTTGCAAAGCCCATTTTGACATTAATGTTCCGCATAGGTTGGTCGAGCGAAACATTTACATGATGTAGGCCTTGTGTTGAAACATAGGTTTCCTTTGCCTGTGCTTGGCATCACCAAGCGCAGCTTTGTAGCGGTCGGCACCGCCTTTGCCTCACTGTGCACATGTGTTGCTACCGCTGTTGCTTCCGCTTGCTGTGTGGGCATCGTGCCCGGCCCTCGCAAGGCTCCCAGCAGGCCAGCATCGTGGCCTATGCTCCGTGCTCCTTGTGGCCAGCATCGATATGGAAGCCAATGTTGTGCTTCAACTATGGGCCGTCGTACTCGTGTATACATACTACAATCTTGTCTTCACAAGGCAACACCCTGAGCCACCTAGCCGAAGAGAAAGGGGGTGGGAAAAGCATGCATGAGGCGATGAGCCGGGCGAGAGTCATGGCATGTGCCCCTTTTTTGATAAAGGAGGTATATTAATACCAAGATGATATCAATTACATCCGGCCTCTGCAACAACATAATGTCTAAAGAGACATCAAGAATGCACACAGCCGAAAGATtataagaagaaaaaaggaaacaaaGTCCCCGCCGTAGCAATTAGAGGCTCACAGCGCCAAGAGCAGTGATGACGCCACCTAAACTTCGAAAAGGAATGAAGTTGTTGGCAATATCCAAGGCTAGTGGCACCCCCTGTTCACCTTGGATCCGATTGGGCTAGTTCGGTGCAGCGATATCCAAGATGTTGATGGGGGGATCATGTCATTCGTATTTTGATGATTCCAGGGTGCTCTCGCAGTGGATCAGGTGAAGCATACATGTTGAACGATTGCCATTTTGTAGCAGTGGTGAATGGGGTTGACAACAATGGCATGTGCCCTGTGGAAGGTGCAAATGTGGTTTCCTATCTTTTTCCATCTAAACAAGGTATTGTATAGACTTATCGTAACAACAAAACTCACAAAAGTTGGTTTTACTAAAAAATGTATCTCAAAAAACCAGTTTTCCAAGATCTCATGCCTAATACTTCAAATTTAAACAACCACGAGCTAGGCTCATGTTGTACGACAATTGCACCTTTGTATCACTTTTCTATCTTTGTATGACTTCAACCAGTCGTACAAAGGTTCGAAGTCTCCAGCTGGACAAAACTAAACAATCTTAATGGAGCAATAGCACGCTGAGGTAAACTTGTTCAGAAATTGAAGCCGCAAAACCTATAAAAAAATCCAAAAGAAGGattatccccggcctctgcatcgtgTGATGCATACAACCAATCTTTATTACATTATTCAACAAGATCTTATAAAATAAATACATAGATCAATCTAAAGCCACATTCCTGGCAGAAACTATCGCCCTACTTATAAGATTGATGATGTGCCATAAAAATTTAGGCCACCAAAATGCAGAGTATGGGCGGGCAAAATTGCTCCGTGAGATCATGTTGTGTGGTCGTGTGGAAAGAATTAGACTCGACATAACGTATTGCGCTGTCAAGTCATGGAGGTCGTCGTCGCCTTTGAAGTGCTAGCGGAGACCGTAGGTCTCCATTTCCGCACCACCACTCCACTATCGAACAGAGTGCCAACCCATCTTCGTGGTGCTCGCCCAGAAACCACCCGCTGAAACAGCTCCAGCAGCTTGCAAGCGATGGCGCTGACCCGTGGGTTCATCTTCCTCTTCCCCGCCGCCGTCCTGGCCGGACTCGCCTCCGCCTCCGCGTCGCCCTTCCTGTCTGGTCCGTGCGTGATCCGATGCTCCCAACTACTGCGCACTAGTATTTGCTTCTGGGAGCGAGCTGTGAtgggtttgttttgtttccttggtGCTTGAGCAGATAACGTATTCCAGGCCAGCACCGGATCTACAGGGAGGAGTTTGCTGCAGACCAATAATGGTACGTAGTTTCCTTTCTTCCTCTTGCCAAGTTGAATCCCATGACAGTTTCTAGACTCTGAAGATACTGAATCCACATGCTTGTTAACTGAATATAACTCTCTTGATTGTGGTCATATGCGCTTAGGATTGAAGAGGCTGACGTGGAGTTTCTCTAGacttataaaaacagagtttgacTGTAGACTACCAATGGAAATTATCAACTATCCTATTAAAAGTTGGAACTCTAGAATTCAAATTCCCATATACATTACCTGAAAGTTGAAACCAAGATTTCGGTCCTTGCATAGAAAAAAGGAGACATAGTACTACATCTCACCATGTTCAGGACTTACAGTACCTTCATCTGATATGCGTCCGTTAATTCTTGTCCATGCTGATCAGGCTGCCCTATGAGCTTTGAGTCCCAGGACTACACAATCATCACAAGCAGGTGCAAAGCGCCACAGTATCCTCCTAAAGAATGCTGTGATGCTTTCAAGGAATTTGCATGCCCATTTGCCGTCTACATCAACAATCAAAGCACCAACTGTGCAGACGCTATGTTTTCCTACATCAACTTCCATGGCTCGTACCCAGCAGGCCTATTCGGCGCTGAGTGCGTCAAAGGGAAGGAAGGGGTTTCCTGCGAAGGCGTCCCAGGGAAAGGCACCGGCGTGGCAAGTGGCGGGCGGCGAGCTCAAGGGAGTTCCCGTTCTTTGGTTCCTATCTTGTGTGGACTAGAAGCACTGTTGTTCCATTGAGTGGTGATACCTTGCACTTCTCCAAAGATGGCATGTTGTCAGCTGCAAGCTGTAAGTAGTAAGACTTAGAATCAGTTTGGTTCTCCTTGGCGCTCTCTTAATGTGGTGACTGGACATTTGGCTTTACTATGAGATATCTCTTCAGAAACCACTTGATATACTTGACTAATAACCCCTCTTATAAATGTACTTGGTTACTACTATGCCAAATATTATATTGATATCATGTGGCCATTTGTACATGACATCCTGAGATTCAACATTATATGATCACATCCTGCTATTGGCAGAGTGAAGACCCAAATTATAAATCAGGGGACTAGGAGTAATTATTTTCCGGCCTAACTGATAATCGGGCGTTCATTTGCTAATGCACTGCCATGTTCATTATATATATGTAGTGCCATTTGGAT is from Triticum aestivum cultivar Chinese Spring chromosome 3A, IWGSC CS RefSeq v2.1, whole genome shotgun sequence and encodes:
- the LOC123059411 gene encoding GPI-anchored protein LLG1, giving the protein MALTRGFIFLFPAAVLAGLASASASPFLSDNVFQASTGSTGRSLLQTNNGCPMSFESQDYTIITSRCKAPQYPPKECCDAFKEFACPFAVYINNQSTNCADAMFSYINFHGSYPAGLFGAECVKGKEGVSCEGVPGKGTGVASGGRRAQGSSRSLVPILCGLEALLFH